A stretch of Plasmodium chabaudi chabaudi strain AS genome assembly, chromosome: 14 DNA encodes these proteins:
- a CDS encoding cullin-1, putative, whose protein sequence is MDISSVNFESGWKIIKEEAIDKIEKYLDENVVEINNNLFNAAEYTRLYTVVYNMCAKKTPFCYSKEVYRKYGESLSTYAVNKIKPHLKEADNLKKTKALIDAWYKYSFYTNWMNKFLHYLDRYYVEYNSSLCLKAYTKNIFKLTLFDETRECIKSIIYNIYDSMRTSDDKDNEKLFRDIVFLYNELDKESAEKMYESDIEKKILENVETYYNKEGNNWIQNLSFHDYIILIENSIEKEYEKNKSLEVNNDTCEKVTNIIVRILIYDKLNLLLDNKENIYNLLKDNNLNSLRRTYILFSYFSEAIDGLKKIIGEYIKAEGNKLKEKYISLSMSINNNIDTPTYESNKNSNIADQKNEYILCEYIHDLIKLHDYYHNMFNFSFVNISNNEIDANFKECLKDYFESFVEHEDEYFSTVKLLVLYADNILTIKNNKEDMQLPDVKNDEDGDYVKHEMKTIINTDELKNDYNKIGNKEGYIGSLNDIRQIRKENDDADSTCDTNIIETDYLIKKMSDIVSIFNYISNKESFFEYYRIYLANRLINNMYISINVEKKFIENLYFLCGSQYTSKLGGMIQNIINNKILNEKFYNYINKNNSNGGITLPNLTNFDENYENNFFSVKILNKGYWPALEKTSMKLSENFNKYILSYTEYYKAENKNKKLEWIYELSEVVFKYFINNRSYYLYCNLISAEIFLLFNKYKYINYDIIKEELQIDLKTFKDNMHSSLYYHKIIYSDDDSINWDTSNFYINENFSYTNQNVYIKKTTTLLSKEHEKTKDDKSMAIEAAIVRIMKTHKRLFYDQIFDHVKKVLSTFSPSNQAIEKKIDLLVEREYIQKEENSQVYVYIP, encoded by the exons ATGGATATATCGAGCGTTAATTTTGAAAGTGGGTGGAAAATCATAAAGGAAGAAGCaattgataaaattgaGAAATATTTAGATGAAAATGTAGTTGAAATAAACaacaatttatttaatgcaGCCGAGTACACTCGGTTATATACAGTAGTTTATAACATGTGTGCAAAGAAAACTCCTTTTTGTTATTCTAAAGAagtatatagaaaatatggAGAAAGCTTATCTACTTATgctgttaataaaataaaaccaCACTTAAAAGAGGcagataatttaaaaaaaacaaaggcATTAATTGATGCTTGGTATAAATATTCCTTTTATACAAATTGGatgaataaatttttacattatctTGATCGCTATTATGTTGAATATAATAGCTCTTTATGCCTAAAAGcatacacaaaaaatatatttaagttAACTTTATTTGACGAAACAAGAGAATGCATTAAaagtattatatacaatatatatgatagcATGCGAACTAGTGATGATAAAGacaatgaaaaattatttcgagatatcgtttttttatataacgAATTAGATAAAGAAAGTGCtgaaaaaatgtatgaaTCTGATatagaaaagaaaattctAGAAAATGTAGaaacatattataataaagaagGAAATAATTGGATCcaaaatttatcatttcatgattatattatattaattgaaaattcgattgaaaaagaatatgaaaaaaataaatctttAGAAGTAAACAATGATACTTGTGAAAAAGtaacaaatattattgtaagaatattaatatatgataaattaaatttattattagacaataaggaaaatatttataacctattaaaagataataatttaaattcttTAAGAAGAACTTACATATTGTTCTCTTATTTTTCTGAAGCTATAGACggtctaaaaaaaattataggtgaatatataaaagcagaaggaaataaattaaaggaaaaatacatttcattatctatgtctattaataataatatcgaTACCCCTACTTATGAGTCTAATAAAAACAGCAATATAGCAGaccaaaaaaatgaatacatATTATGCGAATATATACACGATCTCATAAAATTACATGATTATTATCACAACATGTTTAACTTTtcatttgttaatatatcaaaCAACGAGATTGATGCAAATTTCAAGGAATGCTTAAAGGATTATTTTGAAAGTTTTGTAGAACATGAAGATGAATACTTCAGCACTGTAAAATTGTTAGTTTTATATGCAGATAATATTCTaaccataaaaaataataaagaagatATGCAGTTGCCTGATGtcaaaaatgatgaagatgGCGACTATGTTAAACACGAAATGAAAACAATAATTAATACTGATGAATtgaaaaatgattataacAAGATTGGAAATAAAGAAGGTTATATTGGAAGCCTGAATGATATAAGACAAATACGAAAAGAAAACGACGATGCTGATTCCACATGcgatacaaatataattgaaactgattatttaataaaaaaaatgtccGATATTGTTTCCATATTCAATTATATAAGTAATAAAGAAAGTTTTTTCGAATATTATCGAATTTATTTAGCAAACAGATTAATTAacaatatgtatatatcgATAAATGTGgagaaaaaatttattgagaacttgtattttttgtgtgGATCACAATACACTTCAAAATTAGGAGGCATGATACAGAACATtatcaataataaaattctCAACGAAAAGTTTTACAATTatatcaataaaaataatagtaatggTGGAATAACTTTGCCTAATTTGACAAATTTCGACGAGAATTATGAAAACAACTTTTTTtctgtaaaaatattaaataaaggaTATTGGCCTGCTTTGGAAAAGACTTCGATGAAATTAAgcgaaaattttaataaatatattttatcatatacagaatattataaagcagaaaataaaaataaaaaattagaatGGATATATGAATTGAGTGAAGTTgtattcaaatattttattaataaccgttcatattatttatattgtaaTCTCATAAGTgcagaaatatttttattatttaataaatataaatatataaattatgatattataaaagaagAATTACAAATCgatttaaaaacatttaaagACAATATGCATTCATCTTTATATTaccataaaattatttactcTGATGATGATAGTATAAATTGGGATACttccaatttttatattaatgaaaacTTTTCTTATACTAATCAAAAcgtttatataaaaaaaactacgactttattatcaaaagagcatgaaaaaacaaaagatgATAAATCAATGGCTATCGAGGCAGCTATTGTTCGTATTATGAAGACTCACAAAAGATTGTTCTACGATCAAATCTTTGATCATGTAAAAAAAGTCTTATCCACTTTTTCCCCATCCAACCAG GCTattgagaaaaaaattgatcTGCTAGTTGAACGagaatatattcaaaaagaagaaaatagccaagtatatgtttatataccATAA
- a CDS encoding ER membrane protein complex subunit 1, putative gives MLSIFICFIAFLAKLSLSENVPYSSISSLVGHINLVLPVPNLISDHVLVSSSNSNIGLLNYKTGILKNVLNYKKNEDIKKVHTNDKYTFVLVTNRNLQGSEKSNCPNGEDTYSYINVYTGEELYLLNILEYKNETIIDFIVIDEKIYVLLNDRISIRNLNDNSIDSIVFKEHNINSIYSKIIKKGYNNLSLLYVDSDLFCHLVLFDTINNKIIHNKKITNFQINNKLNNYVSVINNKNTVVIYNKKDMHIIELSDQENNNNRDNIYNYYYQKLNGENKDEENKDGGIEGEVQDKSNFIMDNEMENLNADEYFVIKLGNDEYISMYKTGKNTKTNDNNIIKLIKQKKSENELVGYYIDKDNKKKLIYSEDKEGKIFVKSLNEQNVINKNKTEGKDDNNNTIAILNKGSNVYYHGELLIGVYDEEDKSNYFFSVYQDSSFSVYKNNDVHYTREEALSYVKQMHFYNFDHLKNTKNKSVNNLNMPEFSILKELEKYLKRKISSLNKSYIEEIMNNTTQLSLVPFNFFYLTVNEKLEMLNILINKNEPNDIKRKTLIDTKASEKNGLKTDGKKDSSDNSNSINTANKDYKYEMMKNLIKNAIGKYETDQSSNYAKKSIVLVSTSNNFIFAIHLYTGLILYKIDMNPIKGANSIISLKNKQCSYSLNKNNWSEYEQGEKIIFLNTASKGDISTTTFNRIDGSIDQSNGLSLFKSFSKDSALVILKTDSISHIIIFDILTTDIIFERKLNSFAIQNLFIYTNENNKSIIAVDKMLRAKMIPIENDVVKKDKTSQNEAITEVDLKNEEFYFYTVNSEKKAIQGYRIIGPDNKNKNTTNNDIDLRLIETYFINMNTEQIEVYAKSLTKQKDIFYPIKINKDASICYKYINNNIIAYVTKTENNSISSIAYTIYIIDGVTGTLIHSKTLDKHARPPFHIIINENIVVLHFYNANINKYVIKAFELLLDKKDPGFINLISSKKDKFVDLFDVKNVVVKEQNYIIDHNVKSFNFTETKRGITNKHLLLLLDTNKIAMLNLTGENKEPIYKNLNTFITHKNILYNSKGFVSNESMLESTTLIFSWGDYFYFTSYQPNGSFDTMDSFNIFFLLFLIFSVFIASYFSYITRKNKIICAKWA, from the exons atgttaagtatttttatatgctttATAGCATTTCTAGcaaaattatcattatcaGAAAATGTACCATACTCAAGCATTTCATCTCTAGTAGGTCACATAAATTTAGTATTGCCAGTACCAAATTTAATAAGTGACCATGTACTTGTCTCCAGTTCTAATAGCAACATCGGATTGCTAAATTACAAAACAG GAatactaaaaaatgtattaaattataaaaaaaatgaagatataaaaaaggtgcacacaaatgataaatatacatttgtATTGGTTACAAATAGAAATTTGCAAGGAAGTGAGAAAAGTAATTGCCCAAATGGTGAAGAtacatattcatatattaatgtatATACGGGGGAAgaactttatttattaaatatacttgaatataaaaatgagaCGATTATCGATTTTATAGTTAtcgatgaaaaaatatatgttttattaaatgacAGAATAAGTATAAGAAATCTGAATGATAATTCGATCGATTCAATAGTTTTTAAAGAGCATAACATAAATTCGatttattcaaaaattattaaaaaaggatataataatttatctttGTTATATGTAGATAGTGATTTGTTTTGTCATTTGGTTTTGTTTGAcactataaataataaaattatacataacaaaaaaattaccaactttcaaataaataataaacttaataattatgttagtgtaataaataataaaaatacagttgttatatataataaaaaggatatGCACATTATTGAATTGTCAGATCAggaaaataacaataatcgtgacaatatttataattattattatcaaaaactAAATGGGGAAAATAAGGATGAAGAAAACAAGGATGGAGGAATAGAAGGGGAAGTACAAGATAAGTCTAACTTTATCATGGATAATgaaatggaaaatttaaatgcaGACGAATATTTTGTGATAAAGCTTGGAAatgatgaatatatatccatGTATAAAActggaaaaaatacaaaaacgAATGACaataacataataaaattgataaaacaaaaaaagagTGAAAACGAACTCGTAGGATATTACATAGATAAAGATAACAAAAAGAAGCTAATATACAGCGAGGATAAAGAaggtaaaatatttgttaaatCGTTAAATGAGcaaaatgttataaataaaaataaaactgaaggaaaagatgataataataatactattgcaattttaaataaaggaAGCAATGTTTATTATCATGGAGAATTACTTATTGGGGTATATGACGAAGAAGATAAAAGTAACTATTTCTTTAGTGTTTACCAGGACTCTTCTTTTTcagtatataaaaacaatgatGTGCATTATACTAGAGAAGAAGCTTTATCATATGTAAAACaaatgcatttttataattttgatcatttaaaaaatacgaaaaataagagtgtaaataatttaaatatgccCGAATTCAGCATATTGAAAGAGCTAGAAaagtatttaaaaaggaaaataagtTCACTTAACAAATCATACATAGAAGAAATAATGAACAACACAACTCAATTGTCATTAGTGCCatttaatttcttttacTTAACTGTTAATGAGAAATTAGAGATgctaaatattttgattaatAAGAATGAACCAAATGACATAAAAAGAAAGACTCTTATTGATACAAAAGCgagtgaaaaaaatggcTTAAAAACGGATGGTAAGAAAGACTCAAGTGATAATAGTAATTCTATTAATACCGCTAACAAAGATTATAAATAcgaaatgatgaaaaatttgATTAAAAATGCGATAGGAAAATATGAAACTGATCAAAGCTCAAACTatgcaaaaaaatcaaTTGTGCTTGTATCGacatcaaataattttatatttgcaatacatttatatactggattaattttatataaaatcgATATGAATCCTATTAAAGGTGCAAATAGTATAATATCCTTAAAAAACAAGCAATGCTCTTATAgtttgaataaaaataactgGTCTGAATATGAACAAGGagagaaaataatatttcttaatACTGCATCTAAAGGGGATATTAGTACCACTACTTTTAATCGAATAGATGGATCAATAGACCAATCAAATGGATTAAGTTTGTTTAAGAGTTTTTCTAAAGACTCTGCTTtagttattttaaaaacgGATTCTATATcccatataataatatttgatatattaaccacagatataatttttgaaagaaaattaaattcATTTGCAATTCAAaacctttttatttatactaatgaaaataataaaagtataataGCCGTAGATAAAATGTTAAGAGCAAAAATGATACCTATTGAAAATGATGTAgttaaaaaagataaaacaTCACAAAATGAAGCTATAACAGAGGTTGAtctaaaaaatgaagaattttatttttatactgtcaatagtgaaaaaaaagcgaTCCAAGGATACAGAATAATTGGGccagataataaaaataaaaatacaaccAATAATGATATTGATTTAAGATTAATTGaaacttattttataaatatgaataccGAGCAGATAGAAGTTTATGCAAAATCTCTGACTAAGCAAAAGGACATTTTTTACCctattaaaataaacaaagaTGCTTCtatatgttataaatatattaacaataatattatagcATATGTTACAAAAACTGAAAATAATAGCATTTCTTCGATTGcttatactatatatattattgatgGAGTTACTGGAACATTGATTCACTCCAAAACTTTAGATAAACATGCACGACCACCAttccatataattataaatgaaaatatagttgtgcttcatttttataatgcaaatataaataaatatgttataaaaGCATTTGAACTATTATTGGATAAAAAAGATCCGggatttattaatttaattagttcaaaaaaagacaaattTGTTGATCTTTTTGATGTTAAAAATGTTGTAGTAAAggaacaaaattatatcataGATCATAATGttaaatcatttaattttacagAAACAAAAAGAGGAATAACAAATAAGCATTTATTACTTTTGTTAGACACTAATAAAATCGCTATGCTCAATTTAACTGGTGAAAACAAAGAAccaatttataaaaatttaaatacatttattacgcacaaaaatattttatataattcaaaagGTTTTGTTTCAAATGAAAGTATGCTCGAATCAACCacacttattttttcatggggtgattatttttattttacttcGTATCAACCAAACGGATCTTTTGATACTATGGAtagttttaatattttctttttattatttttaatattttctgtATTTATAGCGTCATACTTTTCTTATATtacaagaaaaaataaaattatttgtgcTAAATGGGCATAA
- a CDS encoding mitochondrial carrier protein, putative — protein sequence MTNTKEDNINESQSLNEVKKRTLNFMISSSIILCILHPLDTIKTRKQIYKIYKNSYPYYYNNKYNLFYILKNEKIESLYRGLVASLITTGVSHGVFRFIYDTLNYRVFHGSNKEKEAYTKDANFMDTKNVNYQEKGTNKPDTNSMKNGNNVELIEDNKVTKNVSASYNSNDAISTTNKNMNYYILTSCVSSIIGAFFLHPIWLIKTKIECTINLNYKNLNYKDKITNKRYQIYGPKNKSYFLRTIGHAIKLLNASNNVQRYTNFPKNSKNVRCIMSNNGSNNGNFFRWYKNNFIYNKSVKVRSKYNSLSYINKKVINTPFSNYSKIKKYILHNYILYKYHPISLTEKTQKMVNNMITNLRKRFYKRYILYSKIPVNNNTILRIFKREECKNSLSTVYIYKNYFQFIYSIYKKEKLASFYKGFLASLLLTPHVAIQFFTYEYLTQCINAEYIHNLFKGRNLCIEENTVSKMLPFIYGVISKYISVVITYPLYTIKMRQQVQMKNFGFLNVVLNIYKTEGVKAYYTGITTHLLRNCLQNGSLFFIFEYLNNEKS from the coding sequence ATGACAAATACTAAGGAagataatattaatgaatCACAATCACTCAATGAGGTAAAAAAGAGAACACtaaattttatgatttcctcttctataattttatgcatattacaCCCGTTAGATACTATAAAAACAAGAaagcaaatatataaaatatataaaaactcttacccatattattataataataaatataatttattttatatattaaaaaatgaaaaaatcgAAAGTTTATACCGTGGTTTAGTAGCAAGTTTAATTACTACCGGTGTTTCGCATGGGGTGTTTCgatttatttatgataCATTAAATTACCGTGTTTTTCACGGttcaaataaagaaaaggaaGCTTATACAAAAGATGCGAACTTTATggatacaaaaaatgttaattaTCAAGAAAAAGGCACAAATAAACCAGATACAAATAGTATGAAGAACGGAAATAATGTTGAATTAATAGAAGATAATAAGGTGACGAAAAATGTAAGCGCCAGTTATAATAGTAATGATGCAATAAGCACgacaaataaaaacatgaaTTATTACATTCTTACAAGTTGTGTAAGTTCAATAATTGGGGCATTCTTTCTTCACCCTATATGGTTAATAAAAACTAAAATCGAATGcacaataaatttaaattataaaaatttaaattataaggataaaattacaaataaaagatatcaaatatatggacccaaaaataaatcatacTTTTTGAGAACTATTGGACACGCGATTAAACTGTTAAATGCTTCTAATAATGTGCAAAGGTATACaaattttccaaaaaaCAGTAAAAATGTTAGATGCATTATGAGTAATAATGGAAGCAACAATGGAAATTTCTTCAGGtggtataaaaataatttcatatataataaaagtgTCAAAGTTAGATCGAAATATAATTCACTttcttatattaataaaaaagtgaTAAACACAcctttttcaaattatagtaaaataaaaaaatatattctgcataattacattttatacaaatatcATCCTATATCACTCACAGAAAAGACACAAAAAATggttaataatatgatcACCAATTTACGAAAAAGgttttataaaagatacatattatattcaaaaataccagttaataataatacaatattgagaatatttaaaagagAGGAATGCAAAAATTCTTTGAGCactgtttatatatataaaaattatttccaatttatatatagtatatataaaaaagaaaaattggCATCATTTTATAAAGGATTTTTAGCTTCCTTATTATTAACACCACATGTAGctattcaattttttacttatgaatatttaacaCAATGTATCAACGCcgaatatatacataatttatttaaaggCAGAAATCTTTGTATTGAAGAAAATACTGTATCCAAAATGTtaccatttatatatggtgttatatcaaaatatatttctgtTGTTATTACATATCCTTTATATACGATCAAAATGAGACAACAAgtacaaatgaaaaattttggatttttaaatgtagtacttaatatttataaaacagAAGGAGTTAAAGCTTATTACACAGGAATTACCACGCATTTGTTAAGGAACTGTTTACAAAACGGAtcccttttttttatttttgagtatttaaataatgaaaagtCATGA
- a CDS encoding hydroxymethyldihydropterin pyrophosphokinase-dihydropteroate synthase, putative: MDNTDESIKCKENNKGNIVVLNFGTTDKTNAVTILETALYLTEKYIGKIINTSYMYETVPEYIVLDKSNIPNNIIGEDDPYDVSSLNELVNGLENSKYENVFQEDESLVSQCEEYEIFLNNKDLFENKIKQISVEEYKTEASNIIKENDEIMKINLEKHKNKYYTNYFYNLAVVFKSFIDDPLHLLVILKYIEHLMKRKNSKEVEKFENRLIDIDILFFNNYTIFEKNINLTKDSLYAIMCKYINIECDDNCNKRLKDIEQIKDNIKFLSIPHVYTKHRYSILLCLNDIIPNYKHNTLKETINNLYEEFITNFSKLYNTCIKKYNKRLYVLKNEVLYLKEKTNIVGILNTNYNSFSDGGLFVKPDIAVRRIFQMINEGVDIIDIGGESSAPFVSHNPEIKERDLVIPVLELFEQEWNKMLQICKNEKIDKEEKGIEKQNDKLNQNNLSLQTKTSTIYKPPISIDTMNYDLFKECVDKNLVDILNDISACTNDPQIIKLLKKKNKYYSVVLMHKRGDPHTMDMLTQYEDVVYDIKKYLEERLNFLTLNGIPRYRIILDIGLGFAKKHDQSIKLLQNIHVYDDYPLFIGYSRKRFISHTLAQTCVEICPNTIAQNENIQNDESDKNGFTVRNIRKDKDQYLYQKNILGGLAIASYCFEKKVEMIRVHDVFETRCVLDMMKKLHQNE, from the exons atggataataCAGATGAGTCTATTAAATGTAAGGAAAACAACAAAGGGAATATTGTTGTTTTAAACTTTGGAACAACTGACAAAACAAATGCTGTAACAATTTTAGAAACGGCATTATATCTTACTGAGAAGTATATAG gaaaaataataaatacttCGTATATGTACGAAACTGTTCCAGAGTATATTGTACTTGACAAAAGTAATATACcgaataatataataggAGAAGATGATCCATATGATGTAAGTAGTTTAAACGAATTGGTAAATGGTTTGGAAAATTCGAAATATGAGAATGTGTTTCAAGAGGATGAAAGTTTAGTTTCACAATGTGaagaatatgaaatatttttaaataataaagatttatttgaaaataaaataaaacagatTAGTGTCGAAGAATACAAAACTGAGGCtagtaatataataaaggaaaatgatgaaataatgaaaattaatttagaaaagcataaaaataaatactacacaaattatttttataatttagcCGTAGTTTTTAAAAGTTTCATTGATGATCCGCTACACTTATtagtaatattaaaatatatagagcatctaatgaaaagaaaaaattctAAAGAGGttgaaaaatttgaaaaccGGTTGATAGACAtcgatatattattttttaataattatactatctttgaaaaaaatataaatttaacaaaagatagtttatatgcaattatgtgtaaatatatcaatataGAATGTGACGATAATTGTAATAAAAGGTTAAAAGATATTGAGCAAATAAaggataatataaaatttcttTCTATTCCTCATGTATATACAAAACATAGATATAGTATACTGTTATGCttaaatgatattataCCAAATTATAAGCACAATACTTTAAAAGAaactataaataatttatatgaagaATTTATTACTAACTTTTCAAAACTATATAATACAtgtatcaaaaaatataacaaacgATTATATGttctaaaaaatgaagtattgtatttaaaagaaaaaacaaatatagtTGGCATATTAAATACCAAttataattctttttcGGATGGTGGTTTATTTGTTAAACCGGATATTGCTGTACGCAGAATATTTCAAATGATAAATGAAGGTGTAGATATTATAGATATAGGTGGTGAGTCCTCTGCTCCTTTTGTTTCTCATAATCCAGAAATTAAAGAACGTGATTTGGTAATTCCTGTATTAGAATTATTTGAACAGGAGTGGAATAAAATGTTacaaatttgtaaaaatgaaaaaatagataAAGAAGAAAAGGGAATCGAGAAACAgaatgataaattaaatcaaaataacCTATCTTTACAAACAAAAACATCAACTATTTATAAACCGCCTATAAGTATAGATACCATGAACTATGATTTATTCAAAGAATGTGTTGACAAAAATTTAGTTGATATACTTAATGATATAAGTGCATGTACAAATGACCCCCAAATAATTAAgttattaaagaaaaaaaataaatattatagtgTTGTTTTAATGCATAAAAGAGGAGATCCACATACTATGGACATGTTAACACAATATGAGGATGTTGTatatgatattaaaaaatatttagagGAAAGATTAAATTTTCTAACTTTAAATGGCATACCTAGGTATAGAATTATATTAGATATCGGTTTAGGTTTTGCAAAGAAGCATGATCAatcaattaaattattacaaaacATACATGTTTATGATGATTATCCTCTTTTTATTGGGTATTCAAGGAAGAGATTTATATCGCATACTTTGGCACAAACGTGCGTTGAAATATGTCCTAATACTATTGcccaaaatgaaaatattcaaaatgatGAATCTGATAAAAACGGATTTACAGTTAGGAATATAAGAAAGGACAAAGACCAGTAtctttatcaaaaaaatatattag GTGGATTAGCCATTGCGTCATATTgctttgaaaaaaaagttgaaaTGATAAGAGTTCATGATGTTTTTGAAACTAGATGTGTTCTAgatatgatgaaaaaattgcaccaaaatgaataa